The genomic stretch TAAGGCTTGAACAATCTTCTTGTTTTTGTGTGATCGGGAGCCGTATAATCTTGCGTTGAATACGGTGATGATTTCCAGTACATCTCTAGTTAAATCTTCTTCATATGTACTCTCTTCGCTGGAATTAATAACTACTACTTCGCTACCAACATGCTCGCAAATAGAGAAAATCAA from Pseudobacteriovorax antillogorgiicola encodes the following:
- a CDS encoding IS607 family transposase, with amino-acid sequence DLGSGMNYNKKGLKKLIKSLCNQEIGRLVITHKDRLLRFGSELIFSICEHVGSEVVVINSSEESTYEEDLTRDVLEIITVFNARLYGSRSHKNKKIVQALKDAADEVCK